The DNA sequence AGCCCAGCCTAATATGCTTGCTAAGAAAACAAGCCAGCACAAGGCGAAAACCGTTAAAGTCATCATGCCTGCGTGCGATAAGAAATTTTCTTTAAAACTTTTCAGTAAGGTTAAATCGTTAGCTCGCACCTCAACAGTATCACCATGTTGCCAGGCTGCCTGTTGATATTTACCATCGTAAGGGTGCTGAATAAAGGCATCAAATTCAGCCTTGGCTTGCGCTAAACTGTCTTGCTGACAAAAAACAACAAAGCTGTGGTCTTGCGTTGCCACTACCTTACTAGCAATACCTTGAGTAGCAATATAATTAGCGAACAACAAGGCAATATTATGATCTTGAAGCTGCACCAGTGCCTGTAAGCACTTGCCGTTTTCTTCTATCGTTATTGGTTGTTCGCTCATTAAAATATTAACGCTCTACACTATCAGGAAATTCACTTTGCCACTGGGTAAAACCACCGTCAAGTGAATACACCTCAGTAAAGTCTTGCCCTAATAAGAACTGAGCTGCTTGTATGCTAGAAATACCGTGATAGCAACACACCACCACTGGCTGATCTAAATCCGCTTCGCGCATAAAGTCGCCAATTGATTCATTAGATAAATGAATCGCTGATGCGATATGACCACTACTAAAGGCATTAGCATCTCGAATGTCCACAACGCAGTGGCTTTTATTTGGCAGAATTTCATGTAATTCTGCCACTGACATATGTTTAACTACTGGTTGAGCTTCAGACACTCGAGTAACCTCTTATCTATTGTTCGTCTAGACTATTTAGTCCAATCTAAAATCACCTTACCCGATTGACCAGAGCGCATTACATCAAAGCCCTCTTGGAAATCATCAATGGAGTAATGATGAGTAATAATTGGTGTTAAATCCAAACCTGATTGAATTAAGCTCGCCATTTTATACCAAGTTTCAAACATTTCGCGACCATAAATTCCCTTAATCGTTAATCCTTTGAAAATTACTTGGCTCCAATCAATGGCCATATCGCTACCAGGAATACCTAACATAGCGATTTTTCCGCCATTATTCATATTCTCTAGCATGCTAGTAAAGGCCGCCGGTACGCCTGACATTTCTAGGCCAACATCAAAACCTTCTGTCATCCCCAGCTCAGACATGACATCAGCTAAGTTTTCCTTACTGACATCAACTGCACGTGTCGCGCCCATTTTTCTTGCTAAATCAAGGCGATATTCATTGACATCAGTAATCACTACATGGCGGGCGCCAACGTGTTTAGCAACCGCAGCCGCCATAATACCAATAGGACCAGCACCCGTAATAAGTACATCTTCACCGACTAAATCGAATGATAATGCCGTATGTACTGCATTACCAAACGGGTCAAAAATAGCTGCTAAATCATCAGAGATTTCATCAGGTAATTTAAAGGCATTGTAAGCTGGAATCACTAAGTATTCAGCGAAAGAGCCGGGGCGATTAACCCCAACACCTACGGTATTGCGACACAAGTGCGTTCTGCCACCACGACAGTTACGACAATGACCACAAGTAATATGACCTTCACCCGATACGCGATCGCCAATCTCAAAGCCTTTTACTTCTTGGCCAATGCCAACCACTTCACCGGCATATTCATGACCAACCACCATAGGCACAGGAATCGTCTTTTGTGACCACTCATCCCAGTTATAAATATGAATATCGGTACCACAAATAGCAGTTTTATTAATTTTTATCAGTAAGTCATTGTGACCTACTTTTGGCTTTTCCGTGCGCTGTAACCAAATTCCCGGCTCTGGCTTTAATTTAACTAATGATTTCATCTTGTTTCTTCTTTCACTTCTAATCAGTGCCTTTTAAGCTGTATAGTTCAATTTAGCTGATTAGCTTAAATAACGCCCATTTCTTTACCGATGCGGGTAAAAGCTTCAATCGCTTTATCTAACTGCGCTTTACTATGAGCTGCTGATATTTGCGTACGAATGCGCGCCTGCCCTTTTGGTACTACCGGGAATGAGAATCCGATTACGTAGATGCCTTCAGCTAATAAACGATCAGCCATATTACTCGCCACTTTTGCATCACCTAACATTACTGGCACAATAGCGTGATCAGCACCGGCACAAGTAAAACCTGCCGCTTCCATATTGTTTCTAAAATAGGCAGCATTTTCTTTTAATGTCGCGCGTAATTCGCCACCTTGAGCCAATAACTCAAGTACTTTTAATGATGCATTAACAATCGCTGGCGCTAAAGAGTTTGAGAATAAATACGGACGAGAACGCTGACGTAACCATTCAATCACTTCTTTTTTACCTGAAGTATAACCACCTGATGCACCGCCCATGGCTTTACCGAGCGTACCAGTAATAATGTCGACTCTATCCATTACTTGGCAATACTCATGGCTACCACGACCTTCTTCACCAACAAAACCAACGGCATGTGAATCATCAACCATAACCAAGGCATTGTATTTGTCAGCTAAATCACAGACACCTTGTAAGTTTGCGATAACACCGTCCATTGAGAAAACACCATCCGTAGCAATCAGCTTAAAGCGAGCGCCCGCTTCATCTGCTTCTTTTAAGCACTGCTCTAATGCTGCCATATCATTATTGGCATAGCGAAAACGCTTAGCTTTACATAAACGTACGCCGTCAATAATTGATGCATGGTTTAAAGCATCGCTAATAATGGCATCTTCAGGGCCTAATAATGTTTCAAATAAGCCAGCATTGGCATCAAAACAAGAAGAATACAAAATGGTATCTTCCATACCTAAGAAATCACTAATGCCCTTCTCTAACGCTTTATGAATATCTTGCGTACCACAAATAAAACGTACTGAAGCCATACCAAAGCCATGCTCATCTAAGCCAGCTTTTGCTGCTTCAATAAGTGATGGGTGATTAGCCAAACCTAAGTAGTTATTGGCACAAAAGTTAACCACTTGCTCGCCTGTGTTTACCGCGATTTGTGCTTGCTGTGCGGTAGTGATTACACGCTCTGCTTTGTATAAACCATCAGCTTTTACTTGTTCGATTTGCTCAGTTAAATGTGAGTAAAAACCTTTCGTTGCTGCCGGACTAGTCATATGAATTCCTTAAATAGTTAGCGTACTTTAATGCCTCTATTATCAACTCACTTTAATCGATGAAAAAGTGACATTACTTGATAATATGACCTTTTTTATAGTTAAATTGACATATAAACCTGTCGAAATAAAAGTTACTGCTTATATTATGAAAATAAGCACTGATTAGGAGTGTAGTGTGTTAACCGAAAAAGATGAAGAATTGCTATCGATATTACGATTAAATGCTAGAGCAAGTATCTCTGATATTGCCAGAGCAACAGGTGTTTCAAGAACGGCAATACAAAATCGACTCAATAAGCTTGAAAATAACAATGTCATTAAAGGCTATAGCGTAGTACTGGATAGTGCCTATACCAGCGGTTTAGTCAGCGCCAATGTTTCTTTAAAAGTGAAGCCTAATTTGCGTAAACCGATTTGCATCTCCTTAAGAAAAGTAGATCAAATAACGCATATACATTCTATTAGTGGCGAGTACGATTTGCTGGTGACAATTCAAGCAAGTACCTTAGAAAAGCTGAGCGATGTGCTTAATTTGGTTTGTTCAACCGAAGGTGTAGAGCGTACCAATTCATCTATTATTCTCGATACTATCTTTGCTCGTTAACTAGCCCTTATTGAGATACAGCTTTAGCGCAAGGCAAACTTTAACCACTGGGCAATATCTTGGGTTAATGACTCATTAGCAAAGAGTAGTTGCCGATTGGTTCTATCACCTTTAAAGGTTTGCATTTTTGACTGCTTAGCGCCATTCCAGTTGAATAGCTCTTGTGTCACTTTAATAGTCGCCATATGCTGAGCCGAGCCAATAAAATACGTTGGAATATCAATTAAATTTTTATAGCGCTCAATATCAGCAAAAGTCATTTCTGGGGTAATAAGCACTAAAGCGCTGACATGAATTTGCTCAGCTAACGCCACGGCATAAGGCGCAGCACAACCACTAGCAACAACGGCAACGCCCTTATTTTTATGCACTTTCGTTCGCAGCCATTGATAAGCTGCAAGTATATCTTGCGGCCAATATGAGGTTAACAGTGCCACTTCACTTTGATAGCTGACAATATCTTTCGCTTGTTTTTTAATTTCCAACTCAGAAAAGCCCATAGCCACGCTTTTACCAAAGCCACGAAAGTCTAATGACAGGGTGTGTAATTCTTGTAGCGCAATTTCATTTGCTAAATCTTTATAGCGACTTCTATCAGCTTGACAGTCATGCAATATAATTACGCCAGCACGCGCAGCTTGTTCAGCCGTTTGTTGTCGCATGGGAGCAGTTTGAAAAAGATAATCTGCCGTTAACAAAAAATCGTAGTCTTCACTGGCTTTAATCTTTACCACCTCACTATATGCCTGCTGCTCACTGTTAGCATAAGCTGTAAAAATAGATGCAGATAAAAATAAGGAGATAACAGATAAAGTTACTTTATTTACAAACTGATTCGCCATAGTAAAGACACTTACAACTAATAATATGTATAATCTACCGATATTATCACTATAGAGCAATTTATGTTTGCCCTGCTATTGTATCGACTACTTTTATTGATTTTATTACCTTTTCTATTGCTAGCCTTAGTAATAAGATCGAAAAACAATCCCGCTTACCGTGCCAGATTAACAGAGCGTTTTGGTCTGTTTCCAAAGCCATTTAAGCAAGGCGGCATCATAGTACATGCTGCCAGTGTCGGCGAAGTCATTGCCTTAAAAAGCTTTATCGAACAATTACTTGATACATACCCTGAGTTACCCATAACAGTCACCACCTTTACGCCTACCGGCTCAGCACAAGTTAACAAGCTATTTGGCAATAAAGTGCAGCACGGCTATTTACCTCTTGATGTTTTCTTTGCCAGTAAACTTTTTCTACATCGACTCAAACCGAAAATGATGATTTTTATGGAAACCGAGCTTTGGCCGAATTTAATCAGCCAATGTGCCGATAACAAGGTTAAGTTATTGCTGGTAAATGGTCGATTATCGGCGAAATCATTAAAAAGCTATAAAAAATTAACGCCATTAATCACCCCCTGCATTCAACGTTTTGACCATATTCTCTGCCAAAGCCAAGAAAATTTAGAGCATTACTTGCAACTTGGCGCTAAACCGCAAAGTATCAGCAATAGCGGCAATTTAAAGTTCGATATTAGTCTGAATAACGATATTCAAGCCAAGCAAACTGAATTAGCCAACTTGCTTAAACCTGCCAAGCAAAACCAACGCCCTATTTGGCTAATCGCCAGTACCCATGAAGGGGATGAAGCCTTAGCACTCGCCAGTTATCAAAAAGTTATAGCCGAGCAAGCTGATTTACTGCTTGTTATCGTACCAAGACACCCTGAGCGCTTTGATGCAGTTGCCAAGCTTTGCTTAGCTCAAGGGTTATCATTAGCAAGGCGCAGTGAAAACAGTGTTGTTAACAATGAGCAGGTGTGGTTACTCGATAGCTTAGGTGAACTTATGGCGGCATGTAGCCACGCAGATATTATTACTATGGGCGGCAGCTTTAGCCAAATTGGCGGTCACAACCCTTTAGAGCCAGCACTCTTTAAAAAGCCCATTATTGTTGGCAGCGATATGAGTAATTTTAAAGAAATAACTCAACAGTTATTAGAGAGCTCTGCTTTAATTCAGCTAAACACTGAGTCTCACCAAACATCAGAGCAAAGTGAAGAGCTAAGCAAAACACTCTCTGCGCTTTTAAATGATAAACATAAACAAACAGTACTAGGCGAAAGTGCCTATCAAGTTGTACTGACTAATCAAGGTGCAAGCCAACGCAGTATTGAAAAAGTACAAGAATTAATGCAATAAGCTGAGGTGCTTTTCTCTACGAATTATTGCAAGTTATCAAGATAACGATAACAATAAGCTCTTTTATCTAATCACCCTATTGAAACTATGATGCCAAGTGCTAGTACCTACTTTACTCAAGGTAATATTACCTGCCAGTATGATGAGAATTTAATCGCAGATTTCTCCGCAGATATGCTCAGTGCTGACTATTGGCAACAACGCGACAGCATAACAGGCTCAGCACAAGGGCGAGGAACAACCTGGTTTATCCGCTATGTTGCCCCACAAGCGCAAGGTGTTGAGCATAACTGGGTGTTACGCCACTATTATCGAGGTGGTTTAATTGGCAAGTTAATTAAAGATAGTTACCTGTTTACGGGGATTGAAAACACCCGAGCAGCCAAAGAATACGCATTGCTTGAACATATGCAAACCCTTAACTTACCTGCACCTAAGCCGGTGGCATGTCGCGTTACCCGCACAGGACTATTTTATCAAGCTGATTTGCTCTCAACCCGTATTGAAAATGCGCAAGATCTGGTCGCGATTTTATCAAAACAAACGCTTAATGAAGCACTTTGGCAGCAAATCGGCGCGACCATTAAACGCTTTCATGATAATGGTATTTATCATCACGATTTAAACGCCCACAATATTTTGCTTAATGATAAAGCACGGGTATTTATTATCGACTTTGATCGGGGTGAACAGCGCCCAGTGCAAGCGACTTGGCAACAAGCCAATATGGCGCGCTTAAAGCGCTCTTTTGAAAAAGAACTCAACCAGCTCGAGCAATTTCATTACAACGAGCAAAATTGGCAACAATTGCTTCATGGCTATCAGGAGAAATAATCAATGAGCATAGTAATTCGACATAGTGAAATGTCTGATATCCCAGCCATCAAAGCAATCTATCAGCAAGAAAGCTGTTACTCAGGTACATTACAACTACCCTATCCCAGTGTCGATAAATGGCAAAAGCGCTTTGAGCAAGCTGATAATAATTTTTACAGCCTAGTTGCCGAAATCGATGGTGAAATTATCGGACAAATAGGCCTAGAACACTTCAGTAACCCAAGAAGGCGGCATGTTGCTAATCTTGGCATGGCTGTTTCAGAGCATCATCAAGGACAAGGTGTAGGCGGTAAACTACTTAGTGCCATGTTAGATTTAGCTAACAACTGGCTCGCTATTACGCGTATTGAGCTTGAAGTTTATACCGATAATCCAGCGGCCATTAAACTTTATCAATCAAAAGGTTTTGCAATTGAAGGCACAGCAAAAGCCTACGCCTTTCGACATGGTAAATACGTTGATAGTCACTTAATGGCTAAAGTCTCTTAGTAACAGCAAAGGAGCAAAGATGAAAGTTATTACCGCGATTATTGTAAGCACAATGCTGTTATCTCATTTAGCTTATGCTGAAAAACGTAAAACCCGTGACATTAGCCACCTGATCAGTAAAGAAGAGTTTTTAAGCTACAAAGATGTTGCCGATTTTATCGATAAATCACCTAAAGTAACGGTAATGAAACCGCCATCAAAAGATGATATTGATGAACAAGGTCGCCCTTTTGTTACCTCATTAACAGGCTCGGATTGTGATCGCGATGGTAAAATGGATGACAACCCAACCTGTAACGCCGTATTTTATAAGCTCTGGCTTAAATACGCGCGTTAATATCTCGCTGCTACACCTTATTGTGTCGCAGCTAAAAATACCAAGATTTCGCTAAGCATTTCCTGATAATAAGGATTATAAGTTAAACGCTTAAGCGGTATCGCCTTAGTAATATTAGCTTGTGTTACTTCACCCTTAATGACCTTATCTTGGGTTTTACAAGCCTGATAGCGGGCGTCATCCTTTAAATAATGGCCACAATTTCGATATGCGCCTGTCACGCCATAGTGAGGATTATCAGGTGCATTCGTTGTTGAAATATGTGAAACATCAAAAACATCTGCACACCAGTCTTCCTGCTGACACTTAGGATTAATCACTTTAAGTAACTTGGGCAACTGCGCGGGAATATTTTCCTTATCACCATAATAAATTAAGGTGCTGTGCTTATTTTGCTGCTGACTAGAGCCTTGCTGCCAGCGCGAAATAAATGACAAAGTATGCTCAGTATCTATGGTTTGATCATGCTCACTGACCACAGCAAATACAGGTATATCATGCATGCTTCTACCCGCCATATCTTGGTTAGCAACCACGCTCGACATTAATTCATGCACTTGTGCCGCAGCGTTATATGGGAAAGACTCATATTTTGCAAAATCCGCATCAGCCTCTAAATCAATCCAGTCGATAAAGGGAATGTAATCAACATATTTTGCTAGCCAAGCTAAATCACTTTTCGCTTTTGACGCAGGCGACCACATAAACAAGCCTTTAATTTTACTATCTACTTGTTGCTGATGCATAAGGTGGTCAAAAATAAGTGTACCACCGGTAGACAAACCGCCCAAATACACTTGCTGATAATCTAATAAGGTGCGCTCAATCGCATAACTAGCGGCTTGTAGCCACGCTTGTCGATGCACATTGAGCAAGTCAGACGGCGCAGTACCATGACCAGGCAAAAGCAAGGTGCGCACATTAAAACCTTGCTGATAAAAAAACTGAGCAATATCGTGAAAAATAAATGGCGAGTCGGTTAAACCATGGATAAGCAATATTGCCTTATCGTTATTCGCTTGTTTCAATTCAAAAGGCGCAACTAACTGCGCAATATTTGCTTGAGTTTGCCAACCATGTTGTTTTGCCAGCTGTTGATAAGTCTCTGTATTTACTGGGCAAGGCTGCTTAGCTCTAGGGTTCAAGGCAATAACTTTTTGCATAGCGAAGTCTAAATAACTTTGATAGCTCTGCTGCAGTTCATAGCTAAATGTAGGTATATCTTTACTACTTAGCTGATTAACAAACCGATATTTACCTTGTGCTGATAACGCCTGCAATTTAGCAAAATCAGCATTTATCGATAAACAATTCTCAGATGCCTTTGTGTAACCAAGAGCAGAAAATAATGTTAACGAAATCACCAAATAGCATTGCAGCAAAGTTCGCATGTGTGTCCCTGTCATCATAAGCTATTAACTCGTACTCAATAAAAAACGCCTTTAAAGATAACATCTTTAAAGGCGTCTTCAGTAATTAAATTAAAGCTTAACTAGATACCGTAATCTTGACGGTATTGCTTAATGCTGGCTAAGCTCTTAGTTAACTCTGCTGCGTTATCAGGGTTAGCTGCTAACTTTTCTTCTAAGTAAGTCACCACATCAGCAAGTTTTACAATAGAAACCACTTGTGTACCAAAGTCACGCTCTACTTCTTGAATGGCAGACAATTCACCTTGACCTTTTTCTTGGCGATCAAGCGCAATTAATACGCCTGATAATTCAGCGTCATGGGCTTTAATGATTTCCATTGATTCACGAATCGCTGTACCTGCGGTGATCACATCATCAACTAACATGACTTTGCCATTTAGCTCAGCACCCACTAATGAACCACCTTCACCGTGAGTTTTCGCTTCTTTACGGTTAAAGCAATAAGGTACATCTAAGTTATGTTGATCAAATAAGGCAACCGTTGTCGTCGTGGCAATTGGAATCCCCTTATAAGCTGGACCAAAAACCAAATCAAAATCAATGTTGGCATCAACTAATGCTGCCGCATAAAAACGACCTAAACGGGCTAAGTCACCACCGGTTTTAAATAAACCCGCATTGAAGAAATAAGGACTAGTACGGCCAGATTTTAAGGTAAATTCGCCAAAACGAAGTACTTGCTTTTCTAAAGCAAACTCAATAAATTCGCGTTGATAATCTTTCATGTTAAATTTCCTAAACTAGCTTAATGCCGCTTTTTGTAAATCAAATAATTCGTTAATGCCATCTTTTGCTAATTGCATCATGGCAGTCATTTCTTCAAAGCTAAACGGCTCTTCTTCAGCAGTACCTTGTACTTCAATCAGCTTACCTGTATCTGTCATTACTACGTTCATATCAGTTTCAGCACATGAGTCTTCATCATAGTCTAGATCAGCTACTGGCTCACCTTGATAGACACCAACCGATACCGCAGCAATCATATATTTTAACGGATTGGTTTTAATGATATCTTTTGCGCGCATATAGTTAAGGGCATCAACTAAAGCAACACAAGCACCCGTAATTGACGCCGTACGTGTACCACCATCTGCTTGAATAACATCACAATCAACAGAAATAGTATTTTCACCTAAGGCTTTTAAATCAACCGCACCACGAAGTGCACGGGCAATTAAACGAGAAATTTCTAATGTGCGACCACTTTGCTTGCCAGAAGCCGCTTCACGGCGCATGCGAGTATGCGTAGAGCGAGGTAACATACCGTATTCGGCCGTAACCCAACCTTTACCTTGGCCTTTTAAAAAGCGAGGTACACCTTCTTCAACTGATGCAGTACAAATAACTTTTGTCTCACCAAATTCAATAAGCACTGAGCCTTCTGCGTGGCTAGTAAATTGACGAGTAATGGTAACGGGACGAATTTGCCCTAATGTTCTGCCGCTTGGACGCATGAAGAATTCCTCTGGTAACTAAATTGCCGACATTATAATAGCAAGTTAACAAATATGACATAAAGACAAGCTAACTATTTTGAAATATAGTTAAGTTAACTAAGGTCTCCTTGTTAGCAATGACCAAAAACCGTAAAGAGTAGATTATGAAGTTTCTTATTGCTGGTTTACTCAGCATACTTTTGTTACTGAGCCAGCAAGCAAATAGCGCCACAAGCACATCGATAGATAAATTACCCTTAGCTGATCTGCCTGAGTACAGTAAGGTTTATGATGATACGCGCGATCCCTTTCAAGATGCTCGTGATGCCTTAGCATTAGCACAACAAACCAATCGTCAGGTATTAATTGAAATTGGCGGTAACTGGTGCACTTGGTGCCACAAAGTGGATAACTTTTTAGCAAACAATCCTGACATTTACCAAACGCTACATGAAAACTACGTATTACTTAAAGTAAATGTTAGCGACAGCAATGAAAATGAAGCCTTTATGAGTGGTCTACCGCCAGTTTTAGGCTATCCGCATATGTATATCAGTACCGCACAAGGCAAAATGCTGTTATCTAAAGATACTGCTGAACTGCTCTCAGGCGATAATTATTCTCGTAGCAATTGGCTGGCATTTTTAGACAAGTGGTCGCTAAAACAGCAGAACACCTCAAAACAGCTGAGTAATAATACTCAGCAAAGTACTGAGGAATAACCCGTGAAAGCTATTAGCTCTTTTTTTGATAAACACTATCAATCGCCCGACTTTATTAAGACAAAACAACAGCAGCGCCGCCAGTTATTAAAATCAGCAGCAGGTGTCACAGCCATTGCAGCAATGCCAGCATTTACTTTATCCGCCAAACAACAGGCCAATATTACTGAGTTAACTCAATCAGACCCTTGGCTAACATTATCTGCAACCCTTAACCAACTATTACCAGCATCTGAAACTGGCCCTAGCGCCGAAGATATCAAGGCGCTAGCTTATTTACATCAAGTAATGACAGTTCAGCCTACCGAGCAAGCTGAAAAAGACTTTATTCTAAAAGGTGTTGGCTGGCTAAATGGTTATACACAAAATGAAAAGCAACAAAACTTTGCTCAATTAAGTTTTGCCGATAAAGAGCACATATTAAAAGCTATCAGTAAATCTCGCGCAGGTAGCAATTGGTTAGACACTTTGCTCGGCTATATTCTGCAAGCCATGCTAGCGCCACCTGCCTATGGCGGCAACCCAAAAGGTGTTGGCTGGCAGTGGCTCGAACACAAGGCAGGCTTTCCATTACCCGAAAAAGGCCAGCGTTATTTTGAATTACCACCGCGCGCTAACATCATCAAGTTAGTTCCTTTAGCAGATCAGGAAAAAGCCTAATGAATTACGATATTTGCATTGTTGGCAGTGGCGCAGGTGCATCACCCATTGCTTACCGTTTGTCTCAAGCCGGTGCGAAAGTACTGGTACTCGAGAAAGGCCCCTGGCTAACAGAAAAAGAATTTTTTAAAGACGAGCTTACCATTAGCTTACATGATGCCTACAATCCAAAACTTGAAAACGAACAGCATGTAGTTGAAGAAGAATACCAAGACGAAGCAGGCAATAGTGTTTGGCAAGGGCAAGCAACTAGTGAGTCTGGCTGGAGTTGGTGGAATGGCACTGTTGTTGGTGGCTCATCTAACTTTATGAGTGGCTATTTTCATCGCTTAAAGCCGATAGATTTTCGTTTAAAGTCTGAATTTGGCGACATCGAAGGCGCTAATGTTGCCGACTGGCCGATAAGCTATGAAGAGCTTGAACCTTACTACGCTATGGTTGAACGCGAAGTGGGTGTGTCTGGGCGTGTTGTTAAGCACCCTCACCAAGAGCCAAGATCAACCGACTTTCCCTACCCGCCTGTTGCAGAATTACCCGTTGCTACTTGGATAGATAAAACTGCTCAAGACATTGGCTTTCATG is a window from the Litorilituus sediminis genome containing:
- a CDS encoding 3-deoxy-D-manno-octulosonic acid kinase, giving the protein MMPSASTYFTQGNITCQYDENLIADFSADMLSADYWQQRDSITGSAQGRGTTWFIRYVAPQAQGVEHNWVLRHYYRGGLIGKLIKDSYLFTGIENTRAAKEYALLEHMQTLNLPAPKPVACRVTRTGLFYQADLLSTRIENAQDLVAILSKQTLNEALWQQIGATIKRFHDNGIYHHDLNAHNILLNDKARVFIIDFDRGEQRPVQATWQQANMARLKRSFEKELNQLEQFHYNEQNWQQLLHGYQEK
- the glpE gene encoding thiosulfate sulfurtransferase GlpE → MSVAELHEILPNKSHCVVDIRDANAFSSGHIASAIHLSNESIGDFMREADLDQPVVVCCYHGISSIQAAQFLLGQDFTEVYSLDGGFTQWQSEFPDSVER
- the tdh gene encoding L-threonine 3-dehydrogenase gives rise to the protein MKSLVKLKPEPGIWLQRTEKPKVGHNDLLIKINKTAICGTDIHIYNWDEWSQKTIPVPMVVGHEYAGEVVGIGQEVKGFEIGDRVSGEGHITCGHCRNCRGGRTHLCRNTVGVGVNRPGSFAEYLVIPAYNAFKLPDEISDDLAAIFDPFGNAVHTALSFDLVGEDVLITGAGPIGIMAAAVAKHVGARHVVITDVNEYRLDLARKMGATRAVDVSKENLADVMSELGMTEGFDVGLEMSGVPAAFTSMLENMNNGGKIAMLGIPGSDMAIDWSQVIFKGLTIKGIYGREMFETWYKMASLIQSGLDLTPIITHHYSIDDFQEGFDVMRSGQSGKVILDWTK
- a CDS encoding Lrp/AsnC family transcriptional regulator, whose amino-acid sequence is MLTEKDEELLSILRLNARASISDIARATGVSRTAIQNRLNKLENNNVIKGYSVVLDSAYTSGLVSANVSLKVKPNLRKPICISLRKVDQITHIHSISGEYDLLVTIQASTLEKLSDVLNLVCSTEGVERTNSSIILDTIFAR
- a CDS encoding glycine C-acetyltransferase — protein: MTSPAATKGFYSHLTEQIEQVKADGLYKAERVITTAQQAQIAVNTGEQVVNFCANNYLGLANHPSLIEAAKAGLDEHGFGMASVRFICGTQDIHKALEKGISDFLGMEDTILYSSCFDANAGLFETLLGPEDAIISDALNHASIIDGVRLCKAKRFRYANNDMAALEQCLKEADEAGARFKLIATDGVFSMDGVIANLQGVCDLADKYNALVMVDDSHAVGFVGEEGRGSHEYCQVMDRVDIITGTLGKAMGGASGGYTSGKKEVIEWLRQRSRPYLFSNSLAPAIVNASLKVLELLAQGGELRATLKENAAYFRNNMEAAGFTCAGADHAIVPVMLGDAKVASNMADRLLAEGIYVIGFSFPVVPKGQARIRTQISAAHSKAQLDKAIEAFTRIGKEMGVI
- the pyrE gene encoding orotate phosphoribosyltransferase, coding for MKDYQREFIEFALEKQVLRFGEFTLKSGRTSPYFFNAGLFKTGGDLARLGRFYAAALVDANIDFDLVFGPAYKGIPIATTTTVALFDQHNLDVPYCFNRKEAKTHGEGGSLVGAELNGKVMLVDDVITAGTAIRESMEIIKAHDAELSGVLIALDRQEKGQGELSAIQEVERDFGTQVVSIVKLADVVTYLEEKLAANPDNAAELTKSLASIKQYRQDYGI
- the waaA gene encoding lipid IV(A) 3-deoxy-D-manno-octulosonic acid transferase codes for the protein MFALLLYRLLLLILLPFLLLALVIRSKNNPAYRARLTERFGLFPKPFKQGGIIVHAASVGEVIALKSFIEQLLDTYPELPITVTTFTPTGSAQVNKLFGNKVQHGYLPLDVFFASKLFLHRLKPKMMIFMETELWPNLISQCADNKVKLLLVNGRLSAKSLKSYKKLTPLITPCIQRFDHILCQSQENLEHYLQLGAKPQSISNSGNLKFDISLNNDIQAKQTELANLLKPAKQNQRPIWLIASTHEGDEALALASYQKVIAEQADLLLVIVPRHPERFDAVAKLCLAQGLSLARRSENSVVNNEQVWLLDSLGELMAACSHADIITMGGSFSQIGGHNPLEPALFKKPIIVGSDMSNFKEITQQLLESSALIQLNTESHQTSEQSEELSKTLSALLNDKHKQTVLGESAYQVVLTNQGASQRSIEKVQELMQ
- a CDS encoding GNAT family N-acetyltransferase, which translates into the protein MSIVIRHSEMSDIPAIKAIYQQESCYSGTLQLPYPSVDKWQKRFEQADNNFYSLVAEIDGEIIGQIGLEHFSNPRRRHVANLGMAVSEHHQGQGVGGKLLSAMLDLANNWLAITRIELEVYTDNPAAIKLYQSKGFAIEGTAKAYAFRHGKYVDSHLMAKVS
- a CDS encoding alpha/beta hydrolase, producing MRTLLQCYLVISLTLFSALGYTKASENCLSINADFAKLQALSAQGKYRFVNQLSSKDIPTFSYELQQSYQSYLDFAMQKVIALNPRAKQPCPVNTETYQQLAKQHGWQTQANIAQLVAPFELKQANNDKAILLIHGLTDSPFIFHDIAQFFYQQGFNVRTLLLPGHGTAPSDLLNVHRQAWLQAASYAIERTLLDYQQVYLGGLSTGGTLIFDHLMHQQQVDSKIKGLFMWSPASKAKSDLAWLAKYVDYIPFIDWIDLEADADFAKYESFPYNAAAQVHELMSSVVANQDMAGRSMHDIPVFAVVSEHDQTIDTEHTLSFISRWQQGSSQQQNKHSTLIYYGDKENIPAQLPKLLKVINPKCQQEDWCADVFDVSHISTTNAPDNPHYGVTGAYRNCGHYLKDDARYQACKTQDKVIKGEVTQANITKAIPLKRLTYNPYYQEMLSEILVFLAATQ
- a CDS encoding alpha/beta hydrolase encodes the protein MANQFVNKVTLSVISLFLSASIFTAYANSEQQAYSEVVKIKASEDYDFLLTADYLFQTAPMRQQTAEQAARAGVIILHDCQADRSRYKDLANEIALQELHTLSLDFRGFGKSVAMGFSELEIKKQAKDIVSYQSEVALLTSYWPQDILAAYQWLRTKVHKNKGVAVVASGCAAPYAVALAEQIHVSALVLITPEMTFADIERYKNLIDIPTYFIGSAQHMATIKVTQELFNWNGAKQSKMQTFKGDRTNRQLLFANESLTQDIAQWLKFALR